One region of Ascaphus truei isolate aAscTru1 chromosome 13, aAscTru1.hap1, whole genome shotgun sequence genomic DNA includes:
- the FAM216A gene encoding protein FAM216A, with protein MKRHVTFNGQESRCQKNSPGQIRCPRINVPRSAGCHYKNQISDGVQDTIRPCETKGNTQDGTASLNLRQTPHVKTVHIPRSMMTATFLQHPDLTMGQKRYLCSIANIYSASHTGRPNNSALQSQIRSTKRKKKTGRAPDHTEEAVNELVNTLSMEDEKGPFGKTPMEFKL; from the exons ATGAAAAGACATGTCACTTTTAATGGTCAGGAATCCAGATGCCAGAAGAACTCTCCAGGACAGATCAGATGTCCAAGGATAAATGTTCCAAG ATCAGCTGGGTGTCATTACAAGAACCAAATATCCGATG GCGTACAAGATACAATTCGTCCATGTGAGACAAAGGGTAATACTCAGGACGGGACAGCATCACTGAATCTACGTCAAACCCCTCACGTCAAAACAGTCCACATTCCCAGATCTATGATGACAGCGACATTTCTTCAG CATCCAGATCTCACGATGGGACAGAAACGCTATCTGTGCAGCATTGCCAACATCTACAGCGCCAGCCACACGGGCCGGCCCAATAACAGTGCCCTCCAGTCACAGATCCGTTCTACCAAACGCAAGA AAAAAACAGGACGTGCTCCTGATCACACGGAAGAGGCTGTGAATGAGCTCGTGAATACTCTTTCCATGGAGGATGAAAAAG